One stretch of Flavobacterium sp. 9 DNA includes these proteins:
- a CDS encoding aminopeptidase P family protein, with protein MRYDSIPVSLFENNRKRFIEKMQNNSLAILTSNDVMPNNADDVMGFAQNNDLFYLSGIEQDETILVLYPDAFKEDNRAILFVKEVTEMTLIWDGDFLTKEKVSAISGIKNVKWIHEFEKTIQLFAFEADVIYLGHNEHIKRITSEMNTRQDRMIQWCKQKYPLHQYERVAKITRELRPVKSVEEIDLMKKAVSISVKGFEGLLKAVKPGVKEYELEAELAYHYIKNGGNRHAFKPIIASGKNACALHYNTNDSVCQEGEMVLVDFGVCYANYNSDITRCVPVNGKFSARQKEIYESVLYCLKEGSKFLKPGVLSKDYELQMASLIEAELVKLKLITLEDIASQDPQNPAYKKYFMHGTAHFLGLDVHDVGLYSKPFEKGMVLTCEPGIYIREEGIGCRLENDYLLTENGNINLSEEIPIEITEIEQLINTK; from the coding sequence ATGAGATACGATTCAATTCCAGTTTCTTTGTTTGAGAATAACCGAAAAAGGTTTATCGAAAAGATGCAAAATAATAGTTTGGCAATTCTAACATCAAATGATGTAATGCCTAATAATGCTGATGATGTAATGGGTTTTGCACAAAATAATGATTTGTTTTATTTGTCAGGAATTGAACAGGACGAAACTATTTTAGTACTTTATCCAGATGCTTTTAAAGAAGATAATCGCGCCATTTTATTTGTAAAAGAAGTTACGGAAATGACTTTGATTTGGGATGGAGATTTTTTGACCAAAGAAAAAGTTTCGGCTATTTCAGGAATTAAAAATGTAAAATGGATTCATGAATTCGAAAAGACAATTCAACTTTTTGCATTTGAAGCAGATGTGATTTATTTAGGACATAATGAGCACATTAAAAGAATAACTTCGGAAATGAATACGCGTCAGGATCGAATGATTCAATGGTGTAAACAAAAATATCCGTTGCATCAATACGAGCGTGTTGCCAAAATTACAAGAGAACTTCGACCGGTAAAATCTGTTGAAGAAATTGACTTGATGAAAAAAGCAGTTTCTATAAGTGTAAAAGGATTTGAAGGACTTTTGAAAGCTGTAAAACCTGGAGTAAAAGAATACGAATTAGAAGCTGAACTGGCATATCATTATATTAAAAACGGAGGAAATCGTCATGCATTCAAACCAATTATAGCTTCTGGGAAAAATGCCTGCGCGCTTCATTATAATACCAATGATTCAGTTTGTCAGGAAGGTGAAATGGTTTTGGTAGATTTTGGTGTTTGTTATGCTAATTATAATTCAGATATTACACGTTGTGTTCCGGTAAACGGAAAATTTTCAGCACGTCAGAAAGAAATTTATGAATCGGTTTTGTATTGTTTGAAAGAAGGATCGAAATTTTTGAAACCGGGAGTTTTGTCGAAAGATTACGAATTGCAAATGGCAAGTCTGATCGAAGCAGAATTAGTTAAGCTAAAATTAATTACGCTGGAAGATATCGCTTCTCAAGATCCTCAAAATCCGGCATACAAAAAATATTTCATGCACGGAACAGCGCATTTTTTAGGACTTGATGTTCATGATGTTGGTTTGTATTCAAAACCTTTCGAAAAAGGAATGGTTCTGACTTGTGAACCCGGAATTTATATTCGCGAAGAAGGAATTGGCTGCCGATTAGAAAATGATTACTTATTGACCGAAAATGGAAATATCAATTTATCTGAAGAAATACCAATCGAAATTACAGAAATAGAACAGCTAATTAACACCAAATAA
- a CDS encoding FAD-binding oxidoreductase: MKKVSIIGGGIIGLCSAYYLAKEGYEVAIFDQSAMDDGCSYGNAGMIVPSHIIPLAQPGMIAQGMKWMFNSQSPFYVKPRLDVDLIKWGLQFYRHANAKHVEKAMPALRDLSLLSKELYQDFAKNNNSFFYEEKGLLMLYKTEKTGHEMFLEGREAEKMGLKVDYLSAEAVAKLENGTKTDVQGGVHYTGDAHLYPQKFLQFIKKELEQLKVEIHPATMVQDFVFENNKITKVITNKGAFATDEVVLAAGSWSPLLAKKTGISISILPGKGYSFTLKDKNHKPSIPSILCEGKVAVTPMNNDIRFGGTMEITHTADTKINKNRLQGIVNSINEFYPEMKINMPEEQETWFGFRPCTPSGMPIISRAEKVVNLTFATGHAMMGLSLAPATGKVITEIISGKTTSVDTKMFQL, encoded by the coding sequence ATGAAAAAAGTAAGTATAATTGGAGGAGGAATAATTGGTCTGTGTTCAGCCTATTATCTTGCTAAAGAAGGGTATGAGGTGGCTATTTTTGATCAATCTGCGATGGATGATGGCTGTTCTTACGGAAACGCAGGAATGATTGTTCCGTCGCATATAATTCCGTTGGCGCAACCCGGGATGATTGCACAGGGAATGAAATGGATGTTTAATAGTCAAAGTCCGTTTTACGTAAAACCCAGATTAGATGTTGATTTAATCAAATGGGGATTGCAATTTTACAGACATGCAAACGCAAAACATGTAGAAAAAGCGATGCCTGCTTTGCGAGATTTATCTTTGTTGAGTAAGGAATTATATCAGGATTTTGCCAAAAATAATAATTCATTTTTCTACGAAGAAAAAGGACTTTTGATGTTATATAAAACAGAAAAAACTGGTCACGAAATGTTTCTTGAAGGAAGAGAAGCAGAAAAAATGGGTTTAAAAGTCGATTATCTTTCGGCAGAAGCGGTTGCAAAATTAGAGAATGGAACAAAAACAGATGTTCAGGGCGGAGTTCATTATACCGGAGATGCACATTTGTATCCTCAAAAATTTCTACAATTTATAAAAAAGGAATTAGAACAATTAAAAGTCGAAATTCATCCGGCAACAATGGTTCAGGATTTTGTTTTTGAGAATAATAAAATTACAAAAGTCATAACTAATAAAGGTGCATTTGCTACAGACGAAGTAGTTTTAGCGGCAGGTTCATGGAGTCCTTTATTGGCGAAAAAAACAGGAATTTCGATTTCGATTTTACCGGGAAAAGGATATAGTTTTACTTTGAAAGATAAAAATCATAAGCCATCAATTCCTTCTATTTTGTGTGAAGGAAAAGTGGCTGTAACGCCAATGAATAATGATATTCGTTTTGGTGGTACAATGGAAATCACGCACACAGCAGATACGAAAATCAATAAAAACAGATTGCAGGGAATTGTCAATAGTATAAACGAGTTTTATCCTGAAATGAAAATCAATATGCCTGAAGAACAAGAAACCTGGTTTGGATTCAGACCGTGTACGCCTTCTGGTATGCCGATTATTTCACGAGCAGAAAAAGTTGTAAATTTGACTTTCGCAACCGGACACGCCATGATGGGTTTAAGTCTTGCACCGGCAACAGGAAAAGTAATTACCGAGATAATTTCGGGTAAAACGACTTCTGTTGATACTAAAATGTTTCAATTATAA
- a CDS encoding 4-hydroxyproline epimerase — translation MSKKTFFCVDAHTCGNPVRVVAGGGPNLVGANMSEKRQHFLKEFDWIRKGLMFEPRGHDMMSGSILYPPSDPDNDFGILFIETSGCLPMCGHGTIGTITIAIEEGLITPKVPGKIKMEAPAGLVNIEYQQTLGKVDWVRLTNVKSYLAAEGLTIDCPELGEITFDVAYGGNYYAIVDPQKNFSGIQDFTASKIIQFSQEVRKRINEKYLDYFIHPQNDTIRDVSHMLWTGEPLDPSSSGRNAVFYGDKAIDRSPCGTGTSARIAQLHAKGKLKVGEDFIHESYIGSKFIGRVVEETSIGEISAIVPSIQGWAKVYGYNTIMIDESDDPYAHGFQVI, via the coding sequence ATGTCAAAGAAAACTTTTTTTTGTGTAGATGCACACACTTGCGGAAATCCTGTGAGAGTTGTAGCTGGCGGAGGACCAAATTTGGTAGGCGCTAATATGAGCGAAAAACGTCAGCATTTTTTAAAAGAATTTGATTGGATCCGAAAAGGATTGATGTTTGAACCTCGCGGTCACGATATGATGAGTGGGAGTATTTTATATCCGCCAAGTGATCCTGATAATGATTTTGGAATTTTATTTATCGAAACTTCGGGCTGTTTGCCAATGTGCGGTCACGGAACAATTGGTACGATTACGATAGCAATTGAAGAAGGTTTGATCACGCCTAAAGTACCCGGAAAAATAAAAATGGAAGCTCCGGCAGGTTTGGTAAATATTGAATACCAACAAACTTTAGGCAAGGTAGATTGGGTACGTTTGACCAATGTAAAATCATATTTAGCAGCAGAAGGTTTAACTATTGATTGTCCTGAATTGGGTGAGATTACTTTTGATGTGGCTTATGGCGGGAATTATTATGCGATTGTAGATCCGCAGAAGAATTTCTCAGGAATTCAGGATTTTACTGCCAGCAAAATTATTCAGTTTAGTCAGGAAGTGCGCAAGCGAATCAACGAGAAATATCTGGATTATTTTATACATCCACAAAATGATACGATTCGCGATGTGAGTCATATGTTATGGACTGGCGAACCGCTTGATCCAAGTTCATCAGGAAGAAATGCGGTTTTTTATGGAGACAAAGCCATAGACCGTTCGCCTTGCGGCACAGGAACTTCGGCAAGAATTGCACAATTACACGCAAAAGGAAAACTTAAAGTAGGTGAAGATTTTATTCACGAAAGTTATATTGGCAGCAAATTTATTGGCAGAGTTGTAGAAGAAACTTCTATTGGCGAAATTTCTGCAATTGTACCAAGTATTCAGGGCTGGGCAAAAGTATATGGTTATAATACGATCATGATCGACGAATCAGATGATCCGTATGCGCATGGTTTTCAGGTGATTTAA
- a CDS encoding aldehyde dehydrogenase (NADP(+)), whose product MITGKNYVGNTLKASGEKTFKTFNPQLDKENPWVFTEATQEEIEEAVTLANQAFGIYRNCSGLEKANFLNAIADEVLALGDNLLVQYCSESGFPIGRAEGERGRMVGQLRSFAQMLAEGSWVQAAIDTAITDRVPAPKEDLRKMMVPLGPVVVFGSSNFPFAFSTAGGDTASALAAGCPVIVKSHSMHVGTGEMVASAILKAAEKTNMPNGVFSNLVGGGTTLGASLVKHPLVKAVGFTGSIRAGRALFDLAAQRPEPIPVFAEMGSVNPVVLLPKALEINSQKWASAYAGSITLGAGQFCTNPGLLIGIKGAELNKFSEELAKAIEKIEPFCMLHPSMKNSFEEGAATMASQNGVSKIAEYKGEVAPNYGSQKILTVDGKTFLENKTLSHEVFGPFSILVQCDNEEQLLKIINELEGQLTGTIIGESDELKEYNTLIAAMQNRVGRLIFNGVPTGVEVCPAMIHGGPYPASSDSRFTAVGIHAVYRWVRPFSYQNWPNELLPSELQNENPLQILRTLNNIQTKSQI is encoded by the coding sequence ATGATTACAGGAAAAAATTACGTGGGAAATACACTTAAAGCTAGCGGAGAAAAAACATTCAAAACATTTAATCCGCAGTTAGATAAGGAAAATCCTTGGGTTTTTACAGAGGCAACTCAAGAAGAAATAGAAGAAGCTGTTACGTTGGCCAATCAGGCATTTGGGATTTATAGAAATTGTTCCGGTCTTGAAAAAGCTAATTTTTTAAATGCTATTGCCGATGAAGTCTTAGCTTTAGGAGATAATTTGTTAGTACAGTATTGCAGTGAATCCGGATTTCCTATAGGTCGGGCAGAGGGGGAGCGAGGCAGAATGGTTGGTCAGTTGCGTTCGTTTGCTCAAATGCTTGCCGAAGGGAGCTGGGTTCAAGCTGCAATTGATACCGCAATAACAGACAGAGTTCCTGCTCCAAAAGAAGATTTGCGTAAAATGATGGTGCCATTAGGACCTGTTGTGGTTTTTGGATCAAGTAATTTTCCGTTTGCATTTTCAACAGCCGGAGGAGATACTGCTTCAGCTTTGGCGGCGGGATGTCCTGTAATTGTAAAAAGTCACTCGATGCATGTGGGAACTGGCGAAATGGTTGCTTCGGCAATTCTTAAAGCAGCAGAAAAAACAAATATGCCAAATGGAGTTTTCTCTAATCTTGTTGGTGGCGGAACAACTCTTGGTGCCAGTTTGGTGAAACATCCGTTGGTAAAAGCAGTTGGTTTTACAGGAAGTATTCGCGCCGGAAGAGCTTTATTTGATCTTGCAGCACAACGACCAGAACCAATTCCGGTTTTTGCTGAAATGGGGAGCGTAAATCCGGTAGTTTTATTACCAAAAGCATTAGAAATAAACAGTCAAAAATGGGCTTCGGCTTATGCAGGATCAATTACGCTTGGTGCGGGTCAGTTTTGTACTAATCCGGGATTGCTAATTGGGATTAAAGGAGCTGAATTAAATAAATTTTCAGAAGAATTGGCAAAAGCCATTGAAAAAATTGAACCATTTTGTATGTTGCATCCATCAATGAAAAATAGCTTTGAGGAAGGCGCAGCAACAATGGCTTCTCAAAATGGAGTTTCGAAAATTGCTGAATATAAAGGCGAAGTGGCTCCAAATTATGGATCTCAGAAGATTTTGACTGTTGATGGAAAAACTTTTTTAGAAAATAAAACATTAAGTCACGAAGTTTTTGGACCTTTTTCAATACTTGTACAATGTGATAATGAAGAGCAATTGCTGAAAATTATCAATGAATTGGAGGGACAATTGACGGGAACAATTATTGGAGAATCAGACGAATTAAAAGAATATAATACATTAATTGCGGCAATGCAAAACAGAGTTGGGCGCTTGATTTTTAATGGCGTTCCTACAGGAGTTGAAGTTTGTCCGGCAATGATTCACGGAGGACCTTATCCGGCTTCTTCTGATTCAAGATTTACTGCAGTTGGTATTCATGCTGTTTATCGTTGGGTGCGGCCATTTAGTTATCAAAATTGGCCAAATGAATTATTACCTTCGGAATTGCAGAATGAAAATCCATTGCAAATTTTAAGAACGCTAAATAATATTCAAACAAAATCTCAGATATAA
- a CDS encoding dihydrodipicolinate synthase family protein, producing the protein MSIQWKGVMPAVTTKFTADDKLDFRMFEVNLKAQLDAGVEGIILGGTLGEASTLLEEEKRELVKGTVSMVNNQVPVIMNIAEQTTKGAILAANKAEQDGAKGLMMLPPMRYKASDFETVTFFSEVAKSTSLPIMVYNNPIDYKIEVTLDMFEEILKFDNIQAVKESTRDISNVTRMINRFGDRLKILSGVDTLALESLLMGSHGWVSGLVDAFPRETVAIYKLAKAGRIDEALKIYRWFLPLLELDINAFLVQNIKLAEVATGIGTENVRAPRLPLRGAEREHVLGIIARSLESRPELPDYKNL; encoded by the coding sequence ATGAGTATTCAATGGAAAGGCGTTATGCCGGCGGTAACTACAAAATTTACTGCAGATGATAAATTAGACTTCAGAATGTTTGAAGTAAACTTAAAAGCACAACTAGACGCAGGTGTTGAAGGAATCATACTTGGTGGAACTTTAGGAGAAGCAAGCACCCTTTTAGAAGAGGAGAAGAGAGAGTTGGTAAAAGGTACTGTGAGTATGGTTAATAATCAGGTTCCTGTAATTATGAATATTGCTGAACAAACTACCAAAGGAGCAATTTTGGCTGCAAATAAAGCAGAGCAAGACGGAGCAAAAGGATTGATGATGTTGCCTCCAATGCGTTACAAAGCTTCTGATTTTGAAACCGTAACATTTTTCTCTGAAGTGGCTAAAAGTACTTCACTTCCAATAATGGTTTACAATAACCCAATTGATTATAAAATTGAAGTTACACTTGATATGTTCGAAGAAATCCTGAAATTCGATAACATTCAGGCTGTAAAAGAATCAACAAGAGATATTTCGAATGTAACAAGAATGATCAACCGTTTTGGAGATCGATTGAAAATATTATCAGGAGTCGATACATTGGCTTTAGAAAGTTTATTGATGGGATCTCACGGATGGGTTTCTGGTTTAGTTGATGCTTTCCCAAGAGAAACTGTAGCGATTTACAAATTGGCAAAAGCAGGCCGAATTGACGAAGCGCTAAAAATATACAGATGGTTTTTGCCTTTATTAGAATTAGATATCAATGCTTTTTTAGTTCAGAATATCAAGCTTGCAGAAGTAGCAACAGGAATTGGAACAGAAAATGTTCGTGCACCAAGATTGCCGCTTCGTGGAGCTGAGAGAGAACACGTTTTAGGAATTATTGCCAGATCATTAGAATCAAGACCAGAATTACCGGATTATAAAAATTTATAA
- a CDS encoding AraC family transcriptional regulator, whose product MKVFPFKIPKSGEDPLIYQEDREIVFYDKLHQHEEIQISFIEKGEGAVFAGDTISHYNQGDILVIGSNLPHVFRSEVRENEASIMLTLFFTTNSFGKDFFNLNTFKNIHPFLESSRNGFIIHNAPKKITKSFKKLNKADNYQRFILFLEILKWLSNNDKEQLSNHLYDKKITDNEGKRMQTVFEHVMTNFSKNINLDEIASIANMTKNAFCRYFKVRTNKSFFQFLIEVRIEHASKLLANNSELSVLEIAELCGFNNISNFNRKFKELKQTSPLQYRKLNL is encoded by the coding sequence ATGAAAGTTTTTCCATTTAAAATCCCTAAATCGGGAGAAGATCCGCTTATATATCAAGAAGATAGAGAAATTGTTTTCTACGACAAGCTTCATCAACATGAAGAAATTCAAATTAGTTTTATCGAAAAAGGCGAAGGTGCCGTTTTTGCCGGAGACACTATTTCGCACTACAACCAAGGTGATATATTAGTGATTGGCAGCAATTTACCTCATGTTTTTAGAAGTGAAGTGCGCGAAAATGAAGCTTCAATAATGCTTACGTTATTTTTCACTACAAACTCCTTTGGAAAGGATTTTTTCAACCTGAATACTTTCAAAAACATTCATCCATTTTTAGAAAGCAGCAGAAACGGCTTTATAATCCACAATGCTCCGAAGAAAATTACCAAGTCTTTTAAAAAGCTAAATAAAGCCGACAATTACCAACGTTTTATTCTGTTTTTGGAAATCCTAAAATGGCTTTCAAATAACGATAAAGAACAATTATCGAATCATTTATATGATAAAAAAATCACCGATAATGAAGGTAAAAGAATGCAAACAGTCTTTGAACATGTAATGACTAATTTTAGCAAAAACATAAATTTGGACGAAATTGCCTCGATTGCAAATATGACCAAAAATGCATTTTGCCGGTATTTTAAAGTCCGGACGAACAAGTCTTTTTTCCAGTTTTTAATAGAAGTGAGAATTGAGCATGCTTCAAAGCTATTGGCAAATAACAGTGAACTTTCCGTTTTAGAAATTGCCGAGTTATGTGGCTTTAATAACATCTCAAATTTCAATAGAAAATTCAAAGAATTAAAACAAACTTCTCCTTTGCAATATCGAAAGTTAAACTTGTAA